A single Triticum dicoccoides isolate Atlit2015 ecotype Zavitan chromosome 2A, WEW_v2.0, whole genome shotgun sequence DNA region contains:
- the LOC119359270 gene encoding uncharacterized protein LOC119359270 isoform X1, with product MSSGSHGSSTSSRFRSGGTSPIPYRVHPMDYEPSVNCYCGRKAPLLTSRTDANPGRRYLCCSRATQGCGFWRWFDPRASPYLRQLLLDLRSKIVRMEGENALLHMSLEQALCKARRRQSFSSRLVAFLLMVILFFICVSAWSRLGLVYRLLDLCICDVDGHKLCRS from the exons ATGTCATCCGGTAGCCATGGCAGCTCTACCTCTTCTCGTTTCCGGAGCGGAGGTACCTCTCCCATCCCGTACCGCGTGCACCCCATGGACTACGAGCCTTCCGTTAACTGCTACTGCGGCCGAAAGGCACCGCTCCTGACCTCTAGGACCGACGCCAATCCCGGCCGGAGGTACCTGTGCTGTTCACGGGCGACG CAGGGATGCGGGTTCTGGCGCTGGTTTGACCCGAGGGCTAGCCCCTACCTTAGACAGCTACTCCTCGATCTGCGAAGCAAGATCGTTCGCATGGAGGGCGAGAACGCACTACTGCACATGTCTCTGGAGCAAGCCCTGTGCAAAGCAAGGCGCCGACAGAGCTTCAGCTCGCGGCTCGTTGCGTTTCTACTGATGGTAATTCTGTTCTTCATCTGCGTCTCGGCTTGGTCTCGGCTTGGTCTGGTGTACCGTCTGCTTGATCTTTGCATCTGTGATGTCGATGGTCATAAGTTATGTAGGTCCTAA
- the LOC119359270 gene encoding uncharacterized protein LOC119359270 isoform X2, with protein sequence MSSGSHGSSTSSRFRSGGTSPIPYRVHPMDYEPSVNCYCGRKAPLLTSRTDANPGRRYLCCSRATGCGFWRWFDPRASPYLRQLLLDLRSKIVRMEGENALLHMSLEQALCKARRRQSFSSRLVAFLLMVILFFICVSAWSRLGLVYRLLDLCICDVDGHKLCRS encoded by the exons ATGTCATCCGGTAGCCATGGCAGCTCTACCTCTTCTCGTTTCCGGAGCGGAGGTACCTCTCCCATCCCGTACCGCGTGCACCCCATGGACTACGAGCCTTCCGTTAACTGCTACTGCGGCCGAAAGGCACCGCTCCTGACCTCTAGGACCGACGCCAATCCCGGCCGGAGGTACCTGTGCTGTTCACGGGCGACG GGATGCGGGTTCTGGCGCTGGTTTGACCCGAGGGCTAGCCCCTACCTTAGACAGCTACTCCTCGATCTGCGAAGCAAGATCGTTCGCATGGAGGGCGAGAACGCACTACTGCACATGTCTCTGGAGCAAGCCCTGTGCAAAGCAAGGCGCCGACAGAGCTTCAGCTCGCGGCTCGTTGCGTTTCTACTGATGGTAATTCTGTTCTTCATCTGCGTCTCGGCTTGGTCTCGGCTTGGTCTGGTGTACCGTCTGCTTGATCTTTGCATCTGTGATGTCGATGGTCATAAGTTATGTAGGTCCTAA
- the LOC119359272 gene encoding protein FAR1-RELATED SEQUENCE 5-like → MEGGGRTNSIQRAFSLTAERGSPVVFEPAMGMVFSSEQEAHEFYNAYSWEVGFGIERGNKYTTKPACYKTMQEFLRSCEGSNKEENTKSARTKCKAMVRLKRTADDGWYFSTVVLTHNHELADTAGEKKVWKCHNTIDSSIKELIKHMRSNNIPVNKVYGVMSDIHGRHEEVPFGKRCLKNLCATLAHDSSLDDITKTLDIFSKMQAQNPDFFYAVKVDSERRVHGILWCHSKSRADYHLFGDMLTFDTTYKSNLYEMPVGLFVGVNNHYQSALFGCVILREETEDSFKWAFSTFVEANGGKTPQTILTDQCRQMELAIAHTMPSTVHHLCKWHVMKSIKENLGALYKKGTPF, encoded by the exons ATGGAGGGGGGAGGTCGGACCAACTCAATCCAGCGCGCCTTTAGCCTCACCGCGGAGAGAGGCTCGCCTGTCGTCTTCGAGCCGGCCATGGGTATGGTCTTCTCGTCAGAGCAGGAGGCGCACGAGTTTTACAACGCCTATTCTTGGGAAGTTGGGTTCGGGATCGAGCGGGGAAACAAGTATACCACGAAGCCCGCATGCTACAAAACAATGCAGGAATTCCTCCGCTCGTGCGAG GGATCCAACAAGGAGGAGAACACAAAATCTGCTAGGACAAAATGCAAGGCTATGGTCAGGCTAAAGAGGACTGCAGATGATGGATGGTACTTCTCCACAGTCGTCCTAACCCATAACCACGAGCTTGCAGACACTGCCGGAGAGAAGAAGGTGTGGAAGTGCCACAATACCATTGACTCGTCCATCAAAGAACTGATCAAGCATATGCGGTCTAACAACATCCCTGTGAACAAGGTTTATGGCGTGATGTCTGATATACACGGGCGTCACGAAGAGGTTCCCTTCGGCAAGCGTTGTTTGAAGAATCTATGCGCAACCCTCGCACACGATTCAAGCCTCGACGACATCACGAAGACGCTCGATATATTCAGTAAGATGCAAGCGCAAAACCCTGATTTTTTTTACGCGGTGAAGGTCGACTCAGAGAGGCGTGTGCATGGCATTCTTTGGTGTCACTCGAAGAGCCGAGCTGACTATCATCTGTTTGGTGACATGCTGACCTTCGACACCACTTATAAGAGTAATCTGTATGAGATGCCTGTGGGTCTTTTCGTTGGAGTGAACAATCACTACCAATCTGCGCTGTTCGGGTGTgttattctcagagaagaaacagaAGACTCATTCAAGTGGGCATTTTCTACCTTTGTTGAAGCCAACGGCGGGAAGACGCCGCAGACGATACTCACAG ATCAATGCCGGCAGATGGAACTTGCTATCGCTCATACAATGCCCTCTACAGTCCACCATTTGTGTAAATGGCACGTTATGAAAAGTATAAAGGAGAATCTTGGGGCATTATATAAGAAAGGGACCCCATTCTGA